The stretch of DNA GGCGTTTGAGAAGGTCTGGGCGAACAGGAAAAAACTGACCGCCTGAACGGGCGGCGGTGGCGATCTTCCCGGGGAACGCCAATCTCCTGAACATCCCCCGGCCCTAAAGGGCCACCCCCTTCAAAGGGGGACGGGTGGCGCGTGTGTTTGTTTTATGCTCCGGAATTGGTTGTCTAGTTGCCGATCGGGCCAGATTAAGGAGTTGCGACATGAGACAGTTTGTGTTGTTTGCGGTGACGGCGTGCGTGCTGGGCTGCGGCTGTGCGTCCGCCGGGGAGTCCGCGGCCAGGCCCTGGCCCCTGGCCGTGCGGCTCATGAGCTACGGCGCGCATCAGGACGAGGCGTGGGCGCACCTGCGGTCCATAGGCGTGCGGCACGTGTTCATGCAGGTGCCCGCGCCGGATGCGGCGGACGACCTCATGGTCCGGCTGAAGGAGCACGGGCTGGACGTGCCGGTGTTCCGGGGCGAGGCGGACCTGACGAAGGACTCGTATGCGGCGGACCTGGAGCCGCAACTGGCGGTCTGCGAGAAGATGGGCGTGAAGTATCTCTTCCTGAGCGCGAAGCCGGGCGACACGCCGCTGGAGACGGTGTACGCGCGCCTGCGCGCCGCCGGGGACGCGGCGCAAAGGCACGGCGTGACCATAACGCTGGAAACCCACCCGCCCCTGGGCACCGACGGCGGAACACAGGTGGCGACCATGAAAGGGGTAAACCACCCGAACGTGCGGGTGAACTACGACACGGCGAACATCACCTACTACAACCGGGACACGGACGCCGTGGCCGAACTGAAAAAGAGCCTTGAATACGTCCGCACGGTGGAGTTCAAGGACCACACGGGCGGTTTCGAGACCTGGGATTTCCCGGTGCTGGGGAAAGGCGTGGTGGATTTTAAGGCCGTCATGGCGGCCCTTGCGCGGCACGGCTACAACGGCCCGGTCACCATCGAGTTCGAGGGGACCAAGGGCGTTGACTTGACGAAAGAGGAGCTGTTCCAGGCCATTGCCGACTCGGTGGCCTTCACGCGCAGCCTGGGGAATTTTGACTGACCGCGACACGCCAAGGAGAAACTGTTTGGCTGATTGGCGCAGGGACATTTGTTTTATTTCTTGCTCTTGCTCTTGCTCTTGTTCTTAATCTTGCTCTAAGCTTGTTTCAGCGAGGGCGACGGCGGGCGTTCCCCGGCAGCGTCAGATGACAGGATGCGGCGGGGCGCGGAGGACCAGACCCGTTTGGGGATTTGACGCAAGAGCAAGAGCAAGAGCAAGAAAAGACGCTCACGCCAACCGGCTTAAAGTGTAACGCCAAGGAGGCGCGCATGCCTGAGACGCACGGACAGATGGGTTTTGCCGACTGGTTCATGATTGCCGGGTATTTCGTGCTGATGCTGGGCATCGGGGCGTGGTTCTACGGGCGCATGCGGGGGATCAAGGACTACTTCAGCGGGGGCAACACCATCCCGTGGTGGCTCAGCGGCGTCTCCTTCTACATGAGCAGCTTCAGCGTGGGCGCCTTCGTGTTCTACCCCTCCCTGTGCTACCGCCACGGCTGGGTCGGCGTCACCCTGCTGTGGGTCGCCGTGCCCGCCACGCTCTTCGGCGTGCTGCTTTTCGCCGCCCGGTGGCGGCGGGCGCGTGTGGACAGCCCGGTGGAGTACATCGAGACCCGCTACGGCCCGCTGCTGCGCCAGCTCTTCGCGTGGCAGGGCGTGCCGGTGCGCATCATAGACGACGGCATCAAGCTTTTCGCCACGGGCACCTTCATCTCCGTGTGCGCCGGGCTCACCATGACCCAGAGCCTGCTCGCGGCGGGGGGCATCATCCTCGTATACACCTTCATGGGCGGGCTGTGGGCCGTGGCCGTCACGGACTTCATCCAGTTCGTCGTGCTCACCGCCGCCATCCTCATCATCCTGCCCCTGTCCGTCGCGCGGGCGGGCGGCCTGGGCGCGATAGTGGACGGCGTGCCGGAGGGCTTCTTCCGCCTGACCGCCCCGGAGTTTGGCTGGAGTTACGTCATCCCCCTGGTCGGCCTCTACGCCCTGGCGTGGAGCAGCATCAACTGGTCCCTCATCCAGCGCTACTACTGCGTGCCGAAGGAGCGCGACGCCGTGAAGGTGGGCGGGCTGGTCATGGCGCTCTATGTGGTAGGCCCCCCCGCCATGTTCTTCCCGGCCATCGCCGCCACGCGGTTCATGCCGGACGTGGCGGACGCCGGGCAGATTTACCCGCTCCTCTGCACGGCGCTGTTGCCTGCGGGCATGCTGGGGCTGGCCGTGGCCGCCATGTTCGCCGCCACCATGTCCACCCTGAGCAGCGACTACAACGTGTGCGCCAGCGTGCTGACCAACGACGTGTACCGGCGGCTGTTCCGCCCGAACGCGGACCAGCGCGAGCTGGTGCTGGTGGGGCGGCTCATGACCCTCGCCGTCGGCATCATCGCGCTGGCCACGGCCATGCTCATGGCGCGCGGCCGCGCCGAGGACCTCTTCCGCACCATGGTCACGCTCTTCGGCGTGGCCACCGCGCCCGTGGCCGTGCCCATGCTGCTGGGGCTCATCTCGCGAAAGGCCACCAACGCCGCCGCCGTCGCAGGGTTCCTCTGCGGCATCGCCGCCGGACTGGGCCTTTTCTTCCTGTCGCGGACCCAAAACCCTGTCTCCGTCCTGGGCATGGCCTGGGACCCCGCGGCGAAAAACGTGCTCTTCGGCGGCTTCGCGCTCAAGATGGAGATTGTGATGCTGCTGGTCACCTTCATGGTCACCCTGGGCGTGATGGCGCTGATCAGCGCCCTCTTCCCCGCCGGCGCCGCGGCGCGCGCGCGGACGGACCGCTTCCTGGAGAAACTCGCCGCGCCCGTCGGCACGCTGCCCGAGGACCATGCGGGCGACGGCGGCGCGGCCCAATCCCCCTTCCGCGTGGTCGGCGTGGCCATCCTGCTGGTGGGGGTGCTGCTCTTCGCCGTGATCCCGTGGGTCGGCGGCGGCCTGGTGCTCCTGCTGGATGCGGTAATCGCCGCGCTGCTGGCCGGAGTTGGCGGCGTAATGGCGTTAAAGGCACAATAGTAGAGGCAAAGAGACCGGCGAGGGCGCCGGTCCCACAATCTGGGTCCCACAATCTAGGAAGCCGGCCCCCGGCTGTCGGCAATGGTGTGGGACAGCCGCCCCCGGCTGTCGGCAAAGAGATAAGGAGAACTTGACATGGAACCGAACGCAAACAACGGCGCGTCAAACACCACCCGGCGCGATTTTCTGAGGACGGCGGGCGTCCTGGGCGCGGGACTGGCGGTTTCTGGCGCGGTGGCGCCCCGCGCGGCGTCGGCGCAGGCCAAGGTTGAGACCCTCGCCCTGAACGGCGGGCCGAAGGCGGTCACCGCGGCGGCGGCGGACGCCACAAAGTGGCCCATTTACGGGGACGAGGAGATCGGCCTGGTCACGGAGCTCCTCCGCAACCCCGGCTACGGCCCCGTGGCCGAGTTCGAGGAGGCGTGGAAGGAATTCCACGGCTGCCCGTATGCCAAGGCCCACTGCAACGGCACCAGCGCCCTCACGTCCATGCTCTTCGCGTGCGACTTCCCCGAGGGCAGCGAGATCATCGTTCCGGACCACAGCACCTGGTTCCCCGTGGTGCCCATGCGCCTCTTCGGGCTGGTGCCCGTCTTCGTGGACGTGGACCCGCGCACGATGAACCTCGATGTCGAGGACTTCAAGCGGCACATCACCCCCAAAACCCGCGCCGTCCTGCCCGTCCACTGGTACGGCCTGCCCTGCGAGCTGGATGAAATCTGCGCCATCGCGGACGAGCACGGCCTGTCCGTGCTGGAGGACGCCAGCCACGCCCACGGCGCCCGCGTCAACGGCAAACTCATCGGAAACTGGGGACGCATGGCCGGGTTCAGCCTCCAGGGCACCAAGCCCCTGCCCGCCATCGAGGGCGGCATCGGCATGTACAAGGACCAGGGTGACTTCGAGCGCGCCGTCACTTACGGAAACTACGACCTGCCCAACACCTTCCCCGAGGACAGCCCCTACCGCAAGTACCAGGGCACGGCCTTCGGCTCGAAACTGCGCATCCACCCCGTCGCCGCCATCCTCGCGCGCATCCAGCTCCGTGACCTCGAGGCCCGGAACACCGCGGGCACCGCGCAAATACAGCGGTTGAACGCGCGGCTCACGCAACTGCCGGGCCTCTCCGAGCAGCATGTCCGCGACGGCATCACCCGCGTCTTCTACTCGAAGAACCCCATGTTCATAGACGAGGAAAAGGCGGGCATGTCCCGCGCCGCCGCCGTGAAGGCGCTTAAGGCCGAGGGCGTGGACGTGAACGAGAGCTCCTGGACCCTGCTGCACACCTACCCCATATTCAGCGAGGAGAAATGGTGGCGGCACATGCCCGTCCTCCCCAAAAACGTGCCCGGCTGCGACCAGGCCAACCGCCAGTGCATCCAGCTCCCCTACTTCACCTCGGAGCAGCCGGAACTCGTCGAGCAGTACGCCGCCGCCTTCGAGAAGGTCTGGGCGCACCGCGACAAGATAGGGAAGGGCTGAACACCGCCATTGCTAGTGCTCAGTTGTGGCATGGTCGTGAAACCATGCCATACCGGCGGCCTTATTCACCACGGGCGCAACGACCCGGCCACAGCCATAATATTTCACGGGCGGGACGCCCGTGCCACGTAGCATGGCCGTCCCGGCCATGTGGTTGGAAGCATGGATTGGTCGTGAAACCATGCCATAACGGGGGCCTTATTCACCACGGGCGCAACGACCCAGCCACAGCCATAATACTTCACGGGCGAGACGCCCGTGCCACGTAGCATGGCCGTCCCGGCCATGTGGTTGGAGGCATGGCATGGTCGTGAAACCATGCCATAACGGGGGCGCAATGACCCGGCCGCAGCCATAATATTTCACGGGCGAGACGCCCGTGCTACGTGGCATGGCGTGGTCTTGAAACCGCGCCATAACGGGGGGTGCTCCCCGCGATGATGGTCATGGTCGTCGTGCCGCGCCCTCAGTCCAGGCGGAACTTCTCGCCGAGGTAAATCTGGCGCACTGTGGGGTTGTCGGCGAGGTCGCGGGGCGCGCCGGAGGCGAGGACCTGCCCCTCGTTGATGATGTACGCCCGGTCGGTGATTTCCAGGGTGTCCCGCACGTTGTGGTCGGTGATGAGCACGGCGATGCCCGAGTCGCGCATGCGCG from Candidatus Hydrogenedentota bacterium encodes:
- a CDS encoding sugar phosphate isomerase/epimerase; this translates as MRQFVLFAVTACVLGCGCASAGESAARPWPLAVRLMSYGAHQDEAWAHLRSIGVRHVFMQVPAPDAADDLMVRLKEHGLDVPVFRGEADLTKDSYAADLEPQLAVCEKMGVKYLFLSAKPGDTPLETVYARLRAAGDAAQRHGVTITLETHPPLGTDGGTQVATMKGVNHPNVRVNYDTANITYYNRDTDAVAELKKSLEYVRTVEFKDHTGGFETWDFPVLGKGVVDFKAVMAALARHGYNGPVTIEFEGTKGVDLTKEELFQAIADSVAFTRSLGNFD
- a CDS encoding DegT/DnrJ/EryC1/StrS family aminotransferase, whose product is MEPNANNGASNTTRRDFLRTAGVLGAGLAVSGAVAPRAASAQAKVETLALNGGPKAVTAAAADATKWPIYGDEEIGLVTELLRNPGYGPVAEFEEAWKEFHGCPYAKAHCNGTSALTSMLFACDFPEGSEIIVPDHSTWFPVVPMRLFGLVPVFVDVDPRTMNLDVEDFKRHITPKTRAVLPVHWYGLPCELDEICAIADEHGLSVLEDASHAHGARVNGKLIGNWGRMAGFSLQGTKPLPAIEGGIGMYKDQGDFERAVTYGNYDLPNTFPEDSPYRKYQGTAFGSKLRIHPVAAILARIQLRDLEARNTAGTAQIQRLNARLTQLPGLSEQHVRDGITRVFYSKNPMFIDEEKAGMSRAAAVKALKAEGVDVNESSWTLLHTYPIFSEEKWWRHMPVLPKNVPGCDQANRQCIQLPYFTSEQPELVEQYAAAFEKVWAHRDKIGKG